In the genome of Notamacropus eugenii isolate mMacEug1 chromosome 7, mMacEug1.pri_v2, whole genome shotgun sequence, the window aaagaaagaatagaataaatggggggtaggataggatggagggaaatgtatttcgtcttacacaacatgactatcatggaagttgtttgcaaaactacacatatgttgaattgtttgtcttttcagtggtgatgggtgaggagggaggaaggaagagaagttggaactcaaagttttaggaacaaatgttgagaactgtttttgtatacaactggaaaataagaaatacaggaaatagggtacagaaatttatcttgccctacaagacaagagagaatatggggataagggaagggaggggtattagaagggagggcagattggaggaaggggcaatcagaatacatggcattttggggtggggaaaggggaagatggggagaaaatttggaactaaaaattttgtggaaatgaatgctgaaaactaaaaataaataaataaacttttctaAAAATTGTAATGAAATGCTTTCCTGGCTTCATCAGTTAAGGTTCTATTCCTTTGCTAGTGCCTTTTTCACAATGTGTATGCATGAATGGGTTATAATCAGAATCAATACAGATAATATCTAAATCAATGAGATTACTAGTCCATCTTAGTATTTTGAatgatattttatgcattttctttACAGTATTCAAGATTTTGCAGTGTCTAAAGGAAGAAGTTTATAAACTCAGTCATTATCACTGAGATGAAGGGATAGGATCCTAGAGTATTGACTTTTAAAACCACATGAgttatggaaatatgctttatatgattgtacatgtataacctatatcagattgcttaccctttcagggaggtgggagggaaggatagaatttagaactcaaaacttaaaaaaaagttaaacattgtttttacatgtaattagggggGAAATTAACTAttactttaaaaagtgaaatgatttatgtacatatacatagatagatagatagatagatagatagatagatagatagatagatagatagatagatccacATTAGTACATAACACCATTTTGCAACTCCAAATCTAACATAATGTGACTTCTTTGAAATAATACAAACCTGAGGGCGACCAGGAAGGAACCCCTGTCCCACAGAACATGACAGTGATGATGATTCTTATGAAGTACTCAATTTAACAGAGTATGCAAGAAGACACCACTGGTGGAACCGTGTATTTGGCCACTGCTCTGGACCTCCGGTAGAGAAGTACTCTGTAGCTACTCAGATTGTATTGGGTGGAGTTACTGGATGCTGTGCGAGATTTTTATTCCAGAAAGTTGGGAAAATTGCAGCAACTGCAGTGGATGGTGGCTTTCTTCTCCTGCAGATTGCTAGTCATAGTAGCTATGTTCAAGTTGACTGGAAGAGAGTTGAAAACGatgcaaacaaagcaaaaagatagatttaaaaaagagcaaataaaacTGCACCTGAAATCAATATCATCATTGAAGAGTCAACAGAATTTATCAAACAGAACATAGTAGTGTCCAGTGAATTTGTGGGAAGCTTCTTGCTAGGCTTTGCATGTTAAGGACATGAATGTTGCTGTTTTGATGGATTAATTAACAACAAAAGCATTAGTGACAGCGTGCTCTCTTGCAAAGTAGTACCGATCACCAGATTCTTCTGAGCAAGAAGACTAGCTATGTGGACAACACTGAAACTTATACTTTTAGACTTTTGCCTTCTGAAGCTTGGCAAACTAGGatttgctaaaaataaataaataaataaatagactgTGCAGTATATACCATATTTCTGGACAAAACCTGGCTCACTTTCATCATGACTTTTTAATCCTGTGCCTGTTCAGAAATTAGTATTTTTAATGTAACTATCGGTATAGATATGTAGTTGGCTTAGTAAAAGAGCCTTTTGTTTGACATTTTTCCCACTGAgttgctgggtttttttctttacttaaagAAGCATTCTCCATTGTGCTGTAGAGTAAATGTGCCAATAATTCAATAATATGTATTATAGTTTGAATATCAACAGATAAGGAATCTGTTTGCAATAAATTGTAGAACTGTAATGTGCTTTTACGGAAGGATGAGAAATACTTATTagagatattaaaaacaaattaaacagaaaaaaaaaagaaataatacaaacCTGAGAATTAAGAGTCCTGAGttctcatcttggctctgccattcaTGACTCTTTGCCATTGAACAAGTCCCTTAAATATTCTGGTTTTCAGTTTTTCACATATGTAAAATCAGGGAAATAGATTTGATCAGTTTTTCCCCAACCACTGGATAAGCAAATATTCAGTCAACAAAGTTTTCACAGAGAAAGGTTcttgattctttaaaaatattttaacccaCGTTTTATTCTCAGCTTAGACACCAAAAATAgtatttacacacatacaataGAATAAAAAAGGAGATTCATTCTGAAACTATAAATCTCCATTTCACACtacttcctttgatttttttaagtatataacaaGCACTACATGTCACCATCCAAAACTGGCCTGTGCTTCTTTCTGaactttattctgttttcttctacgtatttgcaaaaatgttttaatagcCTACCCCGCTCCTTTCTTTGCATCATTACTGCTAATCGCAATTTTTCTCcaattaatgaagaaaaaagaaaggaaaaaataaccttgtaacaaataagcataatcaagcaaaacaaattcacacaggAACCATGTCCCAAAATGTGCATTTCTTTCTGTGCCTTGAATCCATCGCCTCTATTTTTTAAATACCCTGTGAAGATACTAAGGTTCTGAAGGAATATACTTGTTTCTTCTAACCTTGTTAGAATGTTAGCAGTACATTATTGTACAACACCTTCCATTTGAtcaaataaatttatcttt includes:
- the LOC140514048 gene encoding LOW QUALITY PROTEIN: FUN14 domain-containing protein 1-like (The sequence of the model RefSeq protein was modified relative to this genomic sequence to represent the inferred CDS: substituted 2 bases at 2 genomic stop codons) yields the protein MSSAPDMEASAEPSPALGRPGRNPCPTEHDSDDDSYEVLNLTEYARRHHWWNRVFGHCSGPPVEKYSVATQIVLGGVTGCCARFLFQKVGKIAATAVDGGFLLLQIASHSSYVQVDWKRVENDANKAKRXIXKRANKTAPEINIIIEESTEFIKQNIVVSSEFVGSFLLGFAC